CAAAGGAAATGAAGCTGGCGGATTAGTAGGCTATGAATCCACGTTTGTATTATTCCAGCGTGTGATCAAAGAAATCCAGAGCATTCCGGTGTGGGTACAGGGAGGAATAGGTCTCCATACCGCAGCCGCAGCAAAAGCTTTGGGAGCAACCGGAGTTATACTGGACAGCCAGCTGGCATTGTTCCCTGAAAGTTCAGTTCCTAAGGATCTGAAAGAAGTATGCTCAAAACTGAATGGTACAGAAACTAAGGCGATCGCGAACCATCGTGTACTGGTAAGACCCAATTCACCAGCTTTACCTGAAAACGCAACCGCTGAAGAGCTGAAACAATATTTTACCGGTTTTGACCTTAGCACATGTTATATTCCAATGGGACAAGACATATCCCTTGCAATTGACCTTTATGAAGACTTCAAAACACTGAAAAAACTGATTTTCGGATTTAAAGAAGCCATGTATGGACATCTGAAGCAGGCAAAAGCACTAAATGTCATTGACAAAGGCAACTCTTTAGCTCAGGAACTGGGATTACAGTACCCTATTGCTCAGGGACCAATGACCCGTGTAAGTGATGTCCCTTCATTTGCCAATGCAGTGGCAGATGCCGGAGCTTTACCTTTTGTTGCTTTATCATTATTAAAAGGAGAATCCGCAAAGTCTTTGGTAATGGACACCAAAAAACTTGCTGGTGAAAAAACATGGGGTGTAGGAATTTTAGGATTCGCACCACAGGAATTAAGAGATGAACAGACATCCTATATATTAGAAGCAAAACCTCCCGTTGTTTTAATTGCCGGAGGAAGACCTGCTCAGGCCAAAGTATTTGAAAAGGCCGGAATAAAATCATTCCTACACGTTCCTTCCCCTGCTCTTCTGGATATTTTCCTGAAAGAAGGCGCTAAAAACTTCATTTTCGAAGGACGTGAATGCGGAGGACACGTAGGACCACTTTCAAGTACAGTACTTTGGGAAAAACAAATTGAACGTATTTTAAAAGAAGACCATCCTGAAAACATCAGTGTCTTTTTTGCAGGAGGAATTCATAATGCATTTTCAACGGCATTTGTTTCCATTATGGCTGCACCATTGGCTGCAAGAGGAGTAAAAATTGGAGTATTGATGGGTACTGCCTATCTGTATACTCATGAGGCTGTACAAACCGGAGCTATTCAGGAAGAGTTCCAGTCTCAGGCTATGCAGGCAAAAGATACTGTTTTACTGGAAACAGCTCCGGGGCATGAAACACGTTGTTTAAACACTGCATTTGCCCACCATTTCAATACAGAAAAAGCAAAACTTCTTGCTGCCGGAATGGATAAGAAACAAGTCTGGGAACAGCTTGAAAAACTAAATGTAGGCCGTTTGCGTATTGCTGCTAAAGGTATTGAACGCCAAGGCGACAAACTGGTCAATATTCCTAAAGATGATCAACTGGATTTAGGAATGTACATGATAGGACAGGTTGCTACGATGCATAATCGTGTAATCTCATTGGCAGCCCTGCATCAAAGTGTTGCAGACAATTACGGATATATTCAGGATGCTGCATTATCAGAGGAGCCTGTTTCAACAGAAAAGCCACTTGATATTGCTATCGTAGGGATGGAATGTATCTTCCCGGGCGCTAAAAACCTGGATGAATACTGGAGAAATATTATTTTAGGAAAAGACAGTGTTACTGAAGTACCGGATGAAAGATGGAATAAAGAATTATATTACCATCCCGATTCTGACGGACCGGATGTATCCCACTCCAAATGGGGAGGATTTATTCCTAAAATTGATTTCGATCCACTGGCATTCGGAATTCCGCCACAGTCTCTTGCAGCGATTGAACCTACACAATTGTTGACCTTATTGGTTGCAAAACGCGCCATGGAAGATGCAGGATATGGTGAAAAACACATTAATAGAGAAAATATCTCTGTAATTATCGGAGCTGAAGGAGGTAATGATCTTGCCAACAGCTATAGTTTCAGAGGATACTATAAACAGGTTTTCGGAGAACTTCATGAAGAAGTAAAAGAAGCCTTCCCGCATACCACAGAAGACTCATTCCCGGGTATTCTTGCCAATGTTATCGCTGGGAGAATTACAAACCGACTGGATCTTGGAGGCAGAAACTTTACCGTAGATGCAGCTTGTGCTTCTTCTTTGGCTGCTATTGATTTGGCTTGCCAGGAACTTGTATTAGGTAAATCGGATATGGTTCTTGCCGGAGGAGCCGATTTACACAACGGAATCAATGATTATCTGATGTTCTCCAGTACGCATGCTTTATCCAGAAAAGGAAGATGTGCTACTTTCGATGGTGAGGCAGACGGTATCGCTCTTGGAGAAGGTATTGCCATTCTTGTTTTAAAAAGATATGAAGATGCTGTACGTGATGGTGACCGTATCTATTCAGTAATCAAAGGAGTTGGTGGATCCAGTGACGGAAAAGCATTGGGATTGACGGCTCCAAGACAAATAGGCCAGGTAAGAGCATTAGAACGTGCTTATTCCCAGGCTGGTATCAGTGCTGCTTCTGTAGGTTTAGTGGAAGCTCACGGTACAGGAACCGTTGTAGGGGACAAAACAGAATTAAGTGCCTTAACTAATTTATTCAGCCGTTCAGGAGCTTTACCCGGACAGACTCATTTAGGTTCTGTAAAAACACAGATCGGACATACCAAGTGTGCCGCTGGATTAGCCGGATTAATCAAAGCTTCCCTGGCTGTATATCATGGGGTAAAACCACCTACCCTTCACCTTCAGCAGCCTAATGCTTATTATAATGCAGAAACCAGCCCTTTTGCTTTCCATGCAGAAAGTGGACTATGGAGCGAGAAGAACCGTTATGCTGGAATCAGTGCTTTCGGATTTGGAGGAACGAACTTCCATACGGTTATTGCCAACCATCCTAAGCAGGATAATTCAATCGCAATGCAGTCGTGGCCTTCGGAACTATTTGTTTTCCGTGGAGATACGTATGAAGAAGCCAAAGGACAGTCAGGCCAGATTAAGGCTTTATTAGAAATTAATGATGGTATTCCATTAAAAGATATTGCTTATAGCTTAAGCATCAGTTCAGAAAAACCAATTCAGTTCAGTATTGTCGCTGATACAGTTGAAGACCTGATGATGAAGCTTGAGCTAGTACTGCTAGGGATTGAGACAAAAGATACTTTTACCGTGAATAAAAAAGAAGGTAAAGTAGCGTTCACATTCCCTGGACAAGGCAGTCAGAGAATCAATATGGCTCGTGATTTATTCGTCGTTTTCCCTGCTATGCGTAAGATCATCGATGATTATCCTGAACTTGAAAAAGTAGTTTTCCCCTCTAAGACTTTTAATGAGGCTGATTTAAAACAACAAAAAGAAACCATTAAAGATACCCGTTTAGCACAACCGCTTTTAGGAATTGTAGACCTTGCACTGGCAAAATTCCTGGAATCATTGGGTATTATTCCGGATATGCTGGCAGGTCACAGCTATGGTGAAATACCAGCTTTATGTTTTGCCGGAGTATTTGGAGAAGATAAACTGGTTGACTTAAGTGTTCAGAGGGCTCAGTCTATTTTAGACTCAGTGGAAGGTGGAGATCCGGGTTCAATGCTGGCAGCAAGTGCTACCCCTGAACGTTTACAGCCTATTATTGCTAAAGTAGAAGGATGCTACCCTGTGAACTTCAACGCTCCTACCCAATGTGTCATTGCAGGAAGTACAGAAGCGATCAACAAATTGCTGGAAGTTCTTAAACAGGAAGGTATTTCTGCTAAAAAACTGGAGGTTGCATGCGCTTTCCACAGTCCATTATTGGCAAAATCCAAGGATTTGTATGCTGAAGTCTTGAAAGACGTTCCTTTCCAGGAAATGCAGATTCCTGTGTGGTCCAATACCACAGCAGAAGTATATCCAGCGAATCCTTCAGAAATAAAAGAAAGACTTACTGATCATCTGGTACAGCCTGTAAGGTTTGTAGAACAGCTTCAGGCCATGTATAATGATGGAGCAAGAATCTTCATCGAAGTAGGACCAGGAAAAGTACTTACCGGACTGACCAAATCCTGCCTGGAAAAAGATCAGCTGACCTTATATGTTGAAGACAACAGCCGTAATAAATTCAGTCATCTGCTTTGCATGCTGGCTCAATATTTAGGAACAGGCCGCAGCTTCAATATTAATAAACTTTTTGATGGCAGAAGCGTTAAGGTTATTGATATCAACCAACCTGAGCTTTACAAGAAAAGCCCTGCTATCTGGCGTGTTAACGGGCAAACTGCCCATCCAACTACTGGTAATCTGCCATCTAATGGTGCTTTACCACTAATAAACCCTATTCCCATGAACAATTTTACGAACAATCCACAGGCACCTGCAACTGAAGCTCAGTCTACTGCTGAACGTATGCTGCAGGAATATTTAAACAGCATGAAATTAATGATACAGGCGCAACGTGATGTGATGCTTTCCTTTATGGGACAGAATCCTCAGGCATTCCCTGCTCCTGTATACAATTCACCAATACCAACTCCTGCACATCAGCCTGTATCTACCATTCCGGTTCAGCCTGTTCATCAGGAAAAACCTGTAGCTGTGGCTCCTGTAAAACAAGCTCCGTCAAGAGATATCAAATCCTTATTACTTCAGGTGGTAAGTGATAAAACAGGATATCCACAGGAAATGCTGGGTATGGAAATGGATCTGGAAGCTGATTTAAGTATTGACTCTATTAAAAGAGTAGAAATTATCGGAACACTTCGTAACGAATTAGGAACTCTGGGCAACGGAAATACCAGTGAAGATACCGTTATGGAACAATTAGCCGGAATAAAAACGTTAAGCGGACTTGTTTCATGGCTTACAGAATTCTCGGGAGCAGATACAACAGCTGCCTCAGAAAAAAACGGAACAGCAGCTGAATCATCAGTTTCAAAATCACAGGCTCAGCCGACATTCTCTCTTGAAGATCTTCAAAATGCCATTTTAAATATTGTAAGTGAAAAAACGGGTTATCCAAAAGAAATGTTAGGTCTTGATCTTGATCTGGAAGCTGACCTGAGTATTGATTCCATTAAACGTATGGAAATCATCGGTGATCTTAAAACCAAAATTGGTTTTGGCCAAAACCTTGAACAGGCAGACGATGTTATGGAAAAATTAGCTGCCATTAAAACCCTTCGTGGTCTGGCAAGCTGGATCAGCGAAATGAATGGGGAAACCAATGAAACAGCTCAGGAAGTTAAAGAAACAGACATTGCAGAGCCAGCTCAAAATGTATTATCCCGACTTCGCTTTGACATTACTCCAACTGATGCTTCTTTAGTACAAAATACAGAAGTATTGCAGGGAAAACGTTTTGCCATCACTCAGGATGACAGCAAGCAAACCTCAGCGATCAAGGAAGCACTGGAAAAACATGGAGCCATCGTAGAATTGGTAGACTCGGAAAAAGATCTTTCAAATATTGAGGGATTAATTATGCTGGACCTATTCTCAACAGTTGATAAACCAAGCATTATCGACCATGTGGATCTGATCAAAAAACTGGATTTTGATAAAGCTAAATGGGTATATCTTATCTCTGATATTCCTGCACATCTTCAGGAAATTTCTGATGTAAGCGTATTACGCCACCACCAGGGATATCCGGGGCTTTTCAAAAGTTTAGCAAGAGAATTTGACAATACAACTTGCAGACTGATCAGCCTAAGTACTCCTCAGGAAGTAGATCAGATTGCTGAGATTACTTTAAAAGAGATTTTGACCAACGATAAACCTGCTGAAATCATTTACAAAAATGACCAAAGACATAAAGTAGACATTATCCCTTCCCCATTGTCAACAAGTTTAAGTGAAGCCCATATCCAATTAGATCAAAAATCTGTGGTCTTGGTGCTTGGAGGCGCACAGGGAATTACTGCCGAATTGGTAAAACACATGTCTCAGGCTTATCCATGTACTTATATTCTTGTAGGAAGATCTGCAGATCCGAGAAATGAAATTTCTGCAAAAGAATTTGAAGGAATGAAAACCAAAGAAGAAATCAGAGGTTTCCTTATTAAATCCGGACAGTTTACTTCTCCTGCAGAAATAGAAAAAGAAACAACGAAGATTTTCAAAAACAATCAGATTCTGCGTACCATCCGTGATATGGAAGACCTTGGAAACACCATCATTTACCAATCATTGGACCTTTGTGATGAAGAAGGTTTGAGTAATCTTATAAGCAATATCTATGAAAAATATGACCGCCTTGACGGAGTAATTCATGGAGCAGGTCTTTTAGAAGATAAATTATTCAAACAAAAAACAACAAGCTCTTTCGGACGTGTATTTGATACCAAAGTAAAACCACTTCGTGTATTGGCTGAACAACTTCGTACAGACTGCCAGTTTGTAGTATTATTCTCAAGTATTGCTTCCGTATACGGCAACAAAGGTCAGACAGATTATGCTGCGGCCAACAGTGTACTGGATGATTATGCCAATGCTTTAAATAAAAGATTAAAAGGAAAAGTGATCTCTATCAACTGGGGACCTTGGAAAGGTGCCGGAATGGTTTCTTCCACCCTTGAATCAGAATACGAACGTAGAGGTATTTCTATGATTCCATTGGATGAAGGGAAAGAAATCTTCCTTAACGAAATCAAATACGGAACAGAAAGCCAGGTGCTGATCATGTCAGGAAATAATTGGTAAAACACTGCATAAACTCAATATGAAAAAAACAGATGTTGCTGTAATTGGTCTATCCTGTGTCTTTCCCGGGGCACAGGATGCCAACACTTTTTGGCAGAATATTGTCAATAAAGTTGATTCTACCGAGCTGGCTCCGGCTGATCGGATAGATCCGGTTCATTTCAGTGATGCGACAAGCCCCGTTGACCGTTTCTACTGTCAGCGTGGAGGATTTATCCCCGATTATACCTTCGATCCTACAGCATTTGGTATCTTGCCATTGGCCGTTGAAGGAACGGAACCTGACCATTTGCTTACCCTTGATCTGGTGCAAAAAGCCCTGGAAGATGCCGGCGTATTTCAAAAGAACATTTCTCTTGAAAAAACGGGAATCATCATCGGTAAAGGAAACTATACCGGTCCGGGAGCCACCCGCGCTATTGAAATTGTAAGAACCGGAGAACAGATTTCTTCATTACTGCAGGAATTACTGCCTCATGTTTCTTCTGCAGATATTGAAAAGGTAAAACATGCTTTCCAACAGCGTAAAGGACGTTTTGCAGCCGATACAGCTATGGGATTAATTCCCAATCTCGTTGCTTCTCTTGTTGCCAACCGTTTCAATTTAGGTGGCGCTGCATTTACCGTGGATGCCGCATGTGCATCCGCTTTGATTGCTGTAGATCATGCCGTACAGGAACTTCAGAGAGGTCGTTCCGATATCATGATCGCAGGAGGCGTACACACAGGACAAAACGCTGCTTTCTGGAGTATTTTTGCCCAGTTGGGAGCAATGTCCCGCCAGCAGCAGATCAAACCGTTCAGTATGGATGCTGACGGATTACTGATCGGTGAAGGTTGTGGTTTTGTAGTCTTAAAACGATTGGAAGATGCCGTTCGTGATCAGGATAAAATCTATGCAGTGATCAAAGGCGTTGGCGTAAGCAGTGACGGTACCGGAACCAGCGTAATGAGTCCGGCTGTGAAAGGTCAGTTAAAAGCTTTGGAACAGGCATGGATCAACGCTGATTTAGATAAAAATAAAGTGGGATATCTTGAAGCTCATGGCACAGGAACACCCCTTGGAGATAAAACAGAACTTCAGACCTTAGCTCAGTTCTTCGGAAAAGAAGAAAATGCTCAGGCAGCGGGTATCGGATCTGTAAAGTCCAATATCGGGCATGCTATGCCGGCAGCCGGAATTGCAGGATTAATCAAAACCTGTCTGGCATTACACCATGATACTTTACCACCAACCTTATATTGTGAAAATCCAACTTCGGAGATGCAGAACACAAGGTTTGAACCGGTACAGGAAGCAAAAAACTGGTCAAAAACCGGACTTCCAAAAGTAGCGGCAGTAAATGCTTTCGGATTTGGAGGAATCAATGCACACGTAGTTCTGGAAGGCTATGATATGCCGAAAAAAGACCATGTACTGATATTGGCAAGACCTACGCACGAAGAACTGCTTTCCGCATTACAAAATAATGAAACCGCCATTGGTGAAGGAGATTTCAGAGTGGCTATATTCGATCCAACACCTGCCAGAATAGAAAAAGCCATTAAAATTGTTTCTAAAAATATCATTTGGAAAAACAAACAGGATATCTGGTACACTTCTACTCCATTATTAAAAGATGGCGGTAAAGTAGCCTTTGTATTTCCGGGCTTAGATGGTCTTGCAAAAGGTGAAGTGGAGACGGTAAGCCGTTATTTTGGATTGACAGCTCCTATTGAAACAGAAGGTGAAGGTCTTTTAACCGATGCTTTAAACATCTTCAACAATTGCAGTATCCTTGATAATTCATTGAAAAAACTGGGAATTATTCCTGATATGAATGCCGGACACAGTTTAGGAGAATGGCTGGCAGGATATTCATCCGAATTAGCAGAAGCCAATTCTGTAAAAGCGTTAATTGATGTACTGAATCCTGAAACTTTTGAATTAAAAGACTCTAAATTCATCGCCATAGGAGCCGGAATTGAGGTGATAAAACCTTTTATTACTGAAATTTCAAACCTGTATGTTTCCAATGACAACTGCCCTAATCAGGTCATTCTTTGTGGAAGCAATGCTGCGTTGGATGAATTGGTTCCTTTGTTAAAGGCAAAACAGATTTTCCATCAGGTACTTCCTTTCCAATCAGGATTCCACTCTCCTTTTATCGCGGATAAACTGGATGTGATCCTTGCGGGAATGGAAAAAGCGCAGTTCCAGCAGACAAAAATTCCACTGTGGTCTGCTACAACCTTAGAACCTTATCCTGCAGATCAGGCAGCGATCAGAAAACTGAGTGCAGAGCATTTGGTTCAGCCTGTTCGTTTCCGTGAACTGACAGATACATTATACGAAGAAGGCGCAAGAGTATTCATTCAGGTGGGTACAGGAGGACTGATCGGATTTATTGATGATACTTTAAAAGGAAAAGCCTTCAGTACGATTGCTTCCAGCGTTCCTACCCGCTCCGCATTGGCGCAGTTACAACGCGTTGTCGCTTCATTATTTGTAGAAGGTAAAACCATTGCACTTGACTTTTTAGAAATTCAGAATCACACGAAAAAAGCTTCAGGAAAAGGAATTAAACTGGAATTAGGTTCGCCTATTATCCGTAATTTCAAAGAAGTGAAAGCGTTGGCTCAGTCATTTGATGCGCCAAAACAATATACCGCAACAGCTTCAGCTATTGCCACAAAGAGCGGTCATCCGCTGGTACAGGCATTCCAGGATAACGTTGCTGATATGATCCGTATGCAGGAAGAAGTATTGACTTTATTCCAGAACCGTCCGGAAATCACAATTCAACGCCCTGCAGCTCCGGCAGCACAAGTTGCTCCAAAAGCACCAAGAAGTACAACCTTCTCAAAAGACTTGTATGTAACCCTTGAAAGTCATCCTTACCTGATTGACCACAGCCTATTGAGACAACCTAAAGGTTGGGCCCATGTTGCTGATATGGAACCGGTAATTCCGATGACGATGATTTTTGAGCAGCTTGCAGAAATTGCAGAAGCCGAAATTCCGGGAACACTGGTTCATAAAATCATGAATGTAAGTGTATTCCAATGGATGAACGTTGCCAAACCTTTCGAAAAAACCGTAAAAGGAGAATGGCGATCACCCAACCACGCTTATCTCGATATTGAAAATTTTGCCAACGCAGAAGTCATTTTAAAATCCGCTTCTGTTCCAACACCAGCCTTCAATCTTTCCATCGGTAATCTTTTGCCTATCGAAAGAACCCCTGAGGAAATCTATGACATGCACATGTTCCATGGAGATAAATACCAGGGAATCACTGAAGTTTCAGCCGTTGGAGACAAAGGAATTATCGGAAAAATAAAAGGAAACGGTGGTAAAGGTTCTTTATTGGACAATGCAGGACAGCTATTCGGACTTTGGCTGCAGCTTACTTTGGTAAAAGACCGTATTGCATTCCCTGTAAAGATCAGAGATATTGAATTCTTCGGTGATATGCATGACCAGGAAGGTATTTTTGAATGCACCTGTATGCTGACCGAGCTTAATGATGAATTTGCCATTGCAGATATCATTCTGAAAAGAGACGGAAAAGTATGGTGCGCCATTACCGGCTGGCAGAACAGAAGACTGGAAATTGATGCTCCGTTATGGAATGTTTCCATGTCACCGTTACACAACCGTCTTTCGGAAGAGATTGCTCCTGAAGTGTTCTTTTTCCATCAGGCGTATACCAGAGTAGCTTCATGGGATTTTATCCTGAAAAGATATTTCAACCAGACGGAAAAACAGCATCACCAGCAGCTATTACCCAACAAGAAGAAAGACTGGATGGTAAGCCGTGTAGCCGTGAAAGATGCCGTAAGAAATCTCCTTCGTCAGGAAAAAAATCATGCCTGCTTCCCGATCACGTTTGAAATTCGTTCCGATGAAGTAGGAAAACCTTACCTCATCAGTGATTTTACAGAAGATATTCATATTTCTTTAGCTCATAAAGGCAAAGAAGCCGTAGGAATCGCGAGAT
This region of Chryseobacterium culicis genomic DNA includes:
- a CDS encoding type I polyketide synthase; translated protein: MKKLTIIGLTPFEKPDVNLISRLHQAGALPVLSLGNELTKAQEALHQLDQIDVPSYGIYFSNDNFTTLQIPEKVRFAILPFGMSKPLNVPVIYQVTSLEEARQAEQAGAQGIIIKGNEAGGLVGYESTFVLFQRVIKEIQSIPVWVQGGIGLHTAAAAKALGATGVILDSQLALFPESSVPKDLKEVCSKLNGTETKAIANHRVLVRPNSPALPENATAEELKQYFTGFDLSTCYIPMGQDISLAIDLYEDFKTLKKLIFGFKEAMYGHLKQAKALNVIDKGNSLAQELGLQYPIAQGPMTRVSDVPSFANAVADAGALPFVALSLLKGESAKSLVMDTKKLAGEKTWGVGILGFAPQELRDEQTSYILEAKPPVVLIAGGRPAQAKVFEKAGIKSFLHVPSPALLDIFLKEGAKNFIFEGRECGGHVGPLSSTVLWEKQIERILKEDHPENISVFFAGGIHNAFSTAFVSIMAAPLAARGVKIGVLMGTAYLYTHEAVQTGAIQEEFQSQAMQAKDTVLLETAPGHETRCLNTAFAHHFNTEKAKLLAAGMDKKQVWEQLEKLNVGRLRIAAKGIERQGDKLVNIPKDDQLDLGMYMIGQVATMHNRVISLAALHQSVADNYGYIQDAALSEEPVSTEKPLDIAIVGMECIFPGAKNLDEYWRNIILGKDSVTEVPDERWNKELYYHPDSDGPDVSHSKWGGFIPKIDFDPLAFGIPPQSLAAIEPTQLLTLLVAKRAMEDAGYGEKHINRENISVIIGAEGGNDLANSYSFRGYYKQVFGELHEEVKEAFPHTTEDSFPGILANVIAGRITNRLDLGGRNFTVDAACASSLAAIDLACQELVLGKSDMVLAGGADLHNGINDYLMFSSTHALSRKGRCATFDGEADGIALGEGIAILVLKRYEDAVRDGDRIYSVIKGVGGSSDGKALGLTAPRQIGQVRALERAYSQAGISAASVGLVEAHGTGTVVGDKTELSALTNLFSRSGALPGQTHLGSVKTQIGHTKCAAGLAGLIKASLAVYHGVKPPTLHLQQPNAYYNAETSPFAFHAESGLWSEKNRYAGISAFGFGGTNFHTVIANHPKQDNSIAMQSWPSELFVFRGDTYEEAKGQSGQIKALLEINDGIPLKDIAYSLSISSEKPIQFSIVADTVEDLMMKLELVLLGIETKDTFTVNKKEGKVAFTFPGQGSQRINMARDLFVVFPAMRKIIDDYPELEKVVFPSKTFNEADLKQQKETIKDTRLAQPLLGIVDLALAKFLESLGIIPDMLAGHSYGEIPALCFAGVFGEDKLVDLSVQRAQSILDSVEGGDPGSMLAASATPERLQPIIAKVEGCYPVNFNAPTQCVIAGSTEAINKLLEVLKQEGISAKKLEVACAFHSPLLAKSKDLYAEVLKDVPFQEMQIPVWSNTTAEVYPANPSEIKERLTDHLVQPVRFVEQLQAMYNDGARIFIEVGPGKVLTGLTKSCLEKDQLTLYVEDNSRNKFSHLLCMLAQYLGTGRSFNINKLFDGRSVKVIDINQPELYKKSPAIWRVNGQTAHPTTGNLPSNGALPLINPIPMNNFTNNPQAPATEAQSTAERMLQEYLNSMKLMIQAQRDVMLSFMGQNPQAFPAPVYNSPIPTPAHQPVSTIPVQPVHQEKPVAVAPVKQAPSRDIKSLLLQVVSDKTGYPQEMLGMEMDLEADLSIDSIKRVEIIGTLRNELGTLGNGNTSEDTVMEQLAGIKTLSGLVSWLTEFSGADTTAASEKNGTAAESSVSKSQAQPTFSLEDLQNAILNIVSEKTGYPKEMLGLDLDLEADLSIDSIKRMEIIGDLKTKIGFGQNLEQADDVMEKLAAIKTLRGLASWISEMNGETNETAQEVKETDIAEPAQNVLSRLRFDITPTDASLVQNTEVLQGKRFAITQDDSKQTSAIKEALEKHGAIVELVDSEKDLSNIEGLIMLDLFSTVDKPSIIDHVDLIKKLDFDKAKWVYLISDIPAHLQEISDVSVLRHHQGYPGLFKSLAREFDNTTCRLISLSTPQEVDQIAEITLKEILTNDKPAEIIYKNDQRHKVDIIPSPLSTSLSEAHIQLDQKSVVLVLGGAQGITAELVKHMSQAYPCTYILVGRSADPRNEISAKEFEGMKTKEEIRGFLIKSGQFTSPAEIEKETTKIFKNNQILRTIRDMEDLGNTIIYQSLDLCDEEGLSNLISNIYEKYDRLDGVIHGAGLLEDKLFKQKTTSSFGRVFDTKVKPLRVLAEQLRTDCQFVVLFSSIASVYGNKGQTDYAAANSVLDDYANALNKRLKGKVISINWGPWKGAGMVSSTLESEYERRGISMIPLDEGKEIFLNEIKYGTESQVLIMSGNNW
- a CDS encoding type I polyketide synthase, with the translated sequence MKKTDVAVIGLSCVFPGAQDANTFWQNIVNKVDSTELAPADRIDPVHFSDATSPVDRFYCQRGGFIPDYTFDPTAFGILPLAVEGTEPDHLLTLDLVQKALEDAGVFQKNISLEKTGIIIGKGNYTGPGATRAIEIVRTGEQISSLLQELLPHVSSADIEKVKHAFQQRKGRFAADTAMGLIPNLVASLVANRFNLGGAAFTVDAACASALIAVDHAVQELQRGRSDIMIAGGVHTGQNAAFWSIFAQLGAMSRQQQIKPFSMDADGLLIGEGCGFVVLKRLEDAVRDQDKIYAVIKGVGVSSDGTGTSVMSPAVKGQLKALEQAWINADLDKNKVGYLEAHGTGTPLGDKTELQTLAQFFGKEENAQAAGIGSVKSNIGHAMPAAGIAGLIKTCLALHHDTLPPTLYCENPTSEMQNTRFEPVQEAKNWSKTGLPKVAAVNAFGFGGINAHVVLEGYDMPKKDHVLILARPTHEELLSALQNNETAIGEGDFRVAIFDPTPARIEKAIKIVSKNIIWKNKQDIWYTSTPLLKDGGKVAFVFPGLDGLAKGEVETVSRYFGLTAPIETEGEGLLTDALNIFNNCSILDNSLKKLGIIPDMNAGHSLGEWLAGYSSELAEANSVKALIDVLNPETFELKDSKFIAIGAGIEVIKPFITEISNLYVSNDNCPNQVILCGSNAALDELVPLLKAKQIFHQVLPFQSGFHSPFIADKLDVILAGMEKAQFQQTKIPLWSATTLEPYPADQAAIRKLSAEHLVQPVRFRELTDTLYEEGARVFIQVGTGGLIGFIDDTLKGKAFSTIASSVPTRSALAQLQRVVASLFVEGKTIALDFLEIQNHTKKASGKGIKLELGSPIIRNFKEVKALAQSFDAPKQYTATASAIATKSGHPLVQAFQDNVADMIRMQEEVLTLFQNRPEITIQRPAAPAAQVAPKAPRSTTFSKDLYVTLESHPYLIDHSLLRQPKGWAHVADMEPVIPMTMIFEQLAEIAEAEIPGTLVHKIMNVSVFQWMNVAKPFEKTVKGEWRSPNHAYLDIENFANAEVILKSASVPTPAFNLSIGNLLPIERTPEEIYDMHMFHGDKYQGITEVSAVGDKGIIGKIKGNGGKGSLLDNAGQLFGLWLQLTLVKDRIAFPVKIRDIEFFGDMHDQEGIFECTCMLTELNDEFAIADIILKRDGKVWCAITGWQNRRLEIDAPLWNVSMSPLHNRLSEEIAPEVFFFHQAYTRVASWDFILKRYFNQTEKQHHQQLLPNKKKDWMVSRVAVKDAVRNLLRQEKNHACFPITFEIRSDEVGKPYLISDFTEDIHISLAHKGKEAVGIARYGKSVGIDMELMEERSSGFYDMVFTDNELALLKDRDQAEWTTRFWVAKEAYGKFLGTGLKGNPKAFEVEMIKDDHLWINNIEIKTIKHKNYIIGWTL